A single Pseudodesulfovibrio aespoeensis Aspo-2 DNA region contains:
- a CDS encoding response regulator, with amino-acid sequence MPLKILVIDDERPTLSMFKLFLDAYGFEVYTAENGDQGIELFCEHNMPIVLTDIKMPGMDGLEVLRRIKEISPKTEVIIITGHGDMDLAIKALGLDATDFINKPIQQRSLDAALKRAQERIQLSQSRDESFLVRHLDGIGVIEIKGTVNSGSEESLRTAFASARADSGKLVLSFSENTSINGAGIALLTQLLLDCRKDGTPVAMAGLSSNFTKVLTMVGMTTLATLCETEADALRAV; translated from the coding sequence ATGCCTCTTAAAATACTGGTCATCGACGACGAACGCCCCACCCTGTCCATGTTCAAGCTCTTCCTTGATGCTTACGGGTTCGAGGTCTACACGGCGGAAAACGGCGACCAGGGCATTGAGCTCTTTTGCGAGCACAACATGCCCATCGTCCTGACCGACATCAAGATGCCGGGCATGGACGGGCTCGAGGTGCTGCGGCGGATCAAGGAGATATCCCCCAAGACTGAGGTCATCATCATCACCGGCCACGGCGACATGGATCTGGCCATCAAGGCGCTGGGCCTTGACGCCACGGACTTCATCAACAAGCCCATCCAGCAGCGCAGCCTCGACGCCGCCCTCAAGCGCGCCCAGGAGCGCATCCAGCTCTCGCAGAGCCGGGACGAGAGCTTCCTGGTCAGACACCTGGACGGCATCGGCGTCATCGAAATCAAGGGAACGGTCAACTCCGGTTCCGAGGAGTCGCTGCGCACCGCCTTTGCCTCGGCCAGAGCCGACTCGGGCAAACTGGTCCTCTCCTTTTCCGAGAACACCTCCATCAACGGCGCGGGCATCGCCCTGCTGACCCAGCTCCTGCTCGACTGTCGCAAGGACGGAACGCCGGTGGCTATGGCCGGACTGTCCAGCAACTTCACGAAAGTCCTGACCATGGTGGGCATGACCACCCTGGCAACGCTCTGCGAGACCGAAGCAGACGCCCTCAGAGCCGTCTGA
- a CDS encoding peroxiredoxin family protein, whose protein sequence is MRHRTLPFLLLALSLALSWAAPAWAELPKVGDTLPSFAIAPFAVEADAAELGLSQNAPFTIADIPTPYILLEIIGVYCPICHEMSPQLTRLTKRLKRAGLDTRITLLGIAAGGTPMEVQYIRQREYAFPVSPDTDYAIYDLLDKPKTPFTMIVDKQGTVRYAHRGMIPDMDALFRIIQELE, encoded by the coding sequence ATGAGACACCGCACCCTGCCCTTCCTGCTCCTGGCGCTGTCCCTGGCGCTGTCCTGGGCCGCGCCCGCCTGGGCGGAGCTGCCCAAGGTCGGGGACACCCTGCCCAGCTTTGCCATCGCGCCCTTTGCCGTCGAGGCCGACGCGGCGGAGCTGGGGCTGTCCCAAAACGCGCCCTTCACCATCGCCGACATCCCAACTCCATACATTCTCCTTGAAATCATCGGGGTCTACTGCCCCATCTGTCACGAGATGTCGCCCCAGCTCACCCGACTGACCAAGCGGCTGAAGCGGGCCGGGCTCGACACGCGCATCACCCTGCTCGGCATTGCCGCCGGGGGCACGCCCATGGAGGTGCAGTATATCCGCCAGCGAGAATACGCCTTCCCGGTCTCGCCTGACACGGACTATGCGATCTACGACCTGCTCGACAAGCCCAAGACGCCCTTCACCATGATCGTGGACAAGCAGGGCACGGTCCGCTACGCCCACCGGGGCATGATCCCGGACATGGATGCACTCTTCAGAATCATACAAGAATTGGAATAA
- a CDS encoding rhodanese-like domain-containing protein: protein MNRDRPKPTAPDAPPDTAEHGQSREFERRMFHLRTLFEASMELSVPADPRTTLRRFLPIAMGPLGLTFGFAALVGPDRLQMESLGLEPATRERYERAGAGLVEKFFPDRDPATPQPRPTVLAGQHLASDPNLPAGTSAVVAIQIDESDCAILVLGPKLTGTPYGEDEIELLQGLTANLSIALKRACADERVSRLNADLRDRNLRMEQGLESVKQAREELGHHAFRLQTLYETTLELSSLNNPEAILNAFLLTVMGTFSYSTGWIALYGPESARADIAYRGPDPGEHAALAAPAGREQVLARFVDLKDRMPQANQSILLDDAQAVSNLPAPAELGMLFSLDDEWHGAIGLGSPLSPKPMTQEMRQLLSSLMGTFIVTLGNAKHCQLIHGLNTALSTRNAELQATLDALTTARQEVTIQTEAKERIIGLVHGEVERVWRASWRDVCLIILAGIVLGALFNATSPSGVELVPQALFEPPPAMIDARQAHRMAQSGEAVLIDARPADFHQQQAIQDSINLPKDLFDFVYSMKLAAMDPETTLLVYGRTISRHYDAEVARELRMLGHSNVLVIEGGLAAWEAAGYEVTP from the coding sequence ATGAACAGGGATCGCCCCAAGCCAACCGCCCCGGACGCGCCTCCGGACACCGCCGAACACGGGCAGTCCCGGGAGTTCGAGCGCCGGATGTTCCACCTCAGGACCCTGTTTGAAGCGTCCATGGAGTTGTCGGTTCCGGCTGACCCCAGGACGACCCTCAGACGGTTCCTGCCCATCGCCATGGGGCCGCTGGGCCTGACCTTCGGCTTTGCCGCCCTGGTCGGGCCGGACCGGCTGCAGATGGAGAGCCTGGGCCTTGAGCCAGCCACCAGAGAGCGGTATGAACGGGCCGGGGCCGGGCTGGTGGAAAAGTTCTTTCCCGACAGGGACCCGGCCACCCCGCAGCCGCGCCCCACGGTTCTGGCGGGCCAGCATCTGGCCAGCGACCCCAACCTCCCGGCAGGGACCAGCGCCGTGGTCGCCATCCAGATCGACGAGTCCGACTGCGCCATCCTGGTCCTTGGCCCGAAACTCACCGGCACCCCTTACGGCGAGGACGAGATCGAGCTCCTCCAAGGACTGACCGCCAACCTCTCCATAGCGCTCAAACGGGCCTGCGCCGACGAGCGCGTCAGCCGCCTCAACGCCGATCTCAGGGACAGGAACCTGCGCATGGAGCAAGGTCTTGAGAGCGTGAAACAGGCACGCGAGGAACTCGGCCATCACGCCTTCAGGCTCCAGACCCTGTACGAGACGACCCTGGAGCTTTCGAGCCTGAACAACCCGGAGGCCATCCTCAATGCCTTTCTGCTCACGGTCATGGGCACCTTCTCCTATTCCACCGGCTGGATAGCCCTGTACGGCCCGGAGTCCGCACGGGCCGACATCGCCTATCGCGGCCCGGATCCGGGCGAACACGCCGCCCTGGCCGCCCCGGCCGGACGCGAGCAGGTGCTGGCCCGGTTCGTGGACCTCAAGGACAGGATGCCCCAGGCCAACCAGTCCATACTCCTGGACGACGCCCAAGCCGTGTCCAACCTGCCCGCGCCCGCAGAGCTGGGCATGCTTTTCTCGCTCGACGACGAATGGCACGGCGCCATCGGGCTCGGCTCGCCCCTGTCCCCCAAGCCCATGACCCAGGAGATGCGCCAGCTCCTGAGCTCCCTGATGGGCACCTTCATCGTCACCCTGGGCAATGCCAAGCACTGCCAACTCATCCACGGGCTGAACACCGCCTTGAGCACGCGCAACGCCGAACTCCAGGCAACCCTCGACGCGCTGACCACGGCCAGGCAGGAAGTCACCATCCAGACCGAGGCCAAGGAGCGCATCATCGGGCTGGTCCACGGCGAGGTGGAGCGGGTCTGGCGCGCGTCCTGGCGCGATGTCTGCCTGATCATCCTGGCCGGGATCGTCCTGGGCGCGCTCTTCAACGCCACCAGCCCAAGCGGCGTCGAGCTGGTCCCGCAGGCCCTGTTCGAGCCGCCCCCGGCCATGATCGACGCCAGGCAGGCCCACCGCATGGCCCAAAGCGGCGAGGCCGTGCTCATCGACGCCCGGCCTGCGGACTTTCACCAGCAACAGGCCATCCAGGACTCGATCAACCTGCCCAAGGACCTGTTCGACTTCGTCTATTCCATGAAGCTCGCCGCCATGGACCCGGAGACCACCCTGCTCGTCTACGGACGCACCATCAGCCGACACTACGACGCCGAGGTGGCACGCGAACTGCGTATGCTCGGGCACAGCAATGTCCTGGTCATCGAGGGCGGCCTTGCGGCCTGGGAAGCGGCGGGATACGAGGTGACCCCATGA
- a CDS encoding MauE/DoxX family redox-associated membrane protein: MIALLKRIVTHPWLALAFRLYIGGLFVYAAMYKINYTAEFSETIASYRLVPYWAVNALAVFMPWTEIICGALLILGVRVKSAAAIITAMLGVFTLAIVVNLFRDAPISCGCFKTIEDPISWWTVLRDLSWIAMTLHVFRNDSAFQTDQLFLGKLGRIES; this comes from the coding sequence ATGATCGCCCTGCTCAAGCGAATAGTGACCCATCCGTGGCTGGCCCTGGCCTTTCGCCTCTACATCGGCGGCCTGTTCGTCTACGCGGCCATGTACAAGATCAACTACACCGCCGAATTCAGCGAGACCATTGCCTCATACCGGCTCGTGCCCTACTGGGCGGTCAACGCCCTGGCCGTGTTCATGCCCTGGACCGAGATCATCTGCGGCGCGCTGCTCATCCTCGGCGTGCGGGTCAAGTCCGCCGCGGCCATCATCACGGCCATGCTCGGCGTTTTCACCCTGGCCATCGTCGTCAACCTGTTCCGGGACGCACCCATCAGCTGCGGCTGCTTCAAGACCATCGAAGACCCCATCAGCTGGTGGACCGTGCTGCGCGACCTGTCCTGGATCGCCATGACGCTCCACGTCTTCCGCAACGACTCGGCCTTCCAGACGGATCAACTCTTCCTTGGCAAGCTCGGGAGGATCGAATCATGA
- a CDS encoding sensor histidine kinase, with product MFLIVLCSTLLQFAAGFFAFKLIVDAGKKWAWTLLSAGIFTMAFRRAYSLVGVYLGHEVPSLSYEVIGLIISILVFGGVLLIGPLIRAMRHVAEKLAESEERYRTVAEFTFDWEYWLAPDGSFVFVSPACERITGYTCQEFMDDPALFADLVHPDHKEEFLKRTATFDALRKPASFDLRIIDRQGLEHWVAHSSLPVFSKKGVFLGTRGSIRNIDPRKQLEEELRSSRAVYESMVQNARCLVLRLDRDGAVTFANRYAEEHFERRGPTLIGLPITELLAPKDTSGPDMAENNALLSELGRTIAAGERLDFECESVGLAGNHFWAEWVNSPVADVHGEAREFVCVGIDVTRRKALSKLKEDVTRIVRHDLKSPLSGIIGIPRIIRQADNITPRQAEMLQAVEDAGTMMLALINQSLEMYKLETGTYEFRFEEFDLPALLREVIRNTQMGRERPVPVTLTLDGRDIDDQQPVLLHAERPLIYTMLGNLIKNAVEASEDKPVSVDIGMDRDCRISISNAGLVPLSIQPRFFEKYATEGKRGGTGLGTYSARLVAEKHGGSIAMCSAPDTGTTVSVRIPREQPDSATARLRHSENQSG from the coding sequence ATGTTCCTCATTGTCCTGTGTTCGACCCTTCTCCAGTTCGCGGCAGGCTTCTTCGCGTTCAAGCTCATTGTCGATGCCGGGAAAAAATGGGCCTGGACCCTGCTCTCTGCAGGCATCTTCACCATGGCCTTCCGCCGCGCCTACTCCCTGGTTGGCGTCTATCTCGGTCATGAAGTCCCCTCGCTCTCCTACGAGGTGATCGGCCTGATCATCTCGATCCTGGTTTTTGGCGGCGTCCTCCTGATCGGCCCCCTGATCCGGGCCATGCGCCATGTGGCCGAAAAACTGGCCGAGAGCGAGGAGCGCTACCGGACTGTGGCCGAGTTCACCTTTGACTGGGAATACTGGCTCGCCCCGGACGGCTCCTTTGTCTTTGTCTCCCCGGCCTGCGAGCGGATCACCGGGTACACCTGCCAGGAGTTCATGGACGACCCGGCTCTGTTCGCGGATCTGGTCCATCCCGACCACAAGGAGGAGTTCCTCAAGCGCACCGCGACCTTCGACGCCCTGCGCAAACCCGCGAGCTTCGACCTTCGGATCATTGACAGGCAGGGTCTGGAACACTGGGTAGCCCACAGCAGCCTGCCGGTTTTCTCGAAAAAAGGCGTGTTCCTCGGCACGCGCGGCTCGATCAGGAACATCGACCCCCGCAAGCAGCTTGAGGAAGAACTCAGAAGCAGCCGGGCCGTCTACGAGAGCATGGTCCAGAACGCGCGCTGCCTTGTCCTGCGCCTGGACCGGGACGGGGCCGTCACCTTTGCCAACCGGTACGCCGAGGAGCACTTCGAGCGGCGAGGCCCGACGCTGATCGGGCTGCCCATCACCGAACTGCTCGCCCCCAAAGACACGTCAGGGCCGGACATGGCTGAGAACAACGCCCTGCTCTCCGAACTGGGCCGGACCATCGCCGCGGGCGAACGCCTGGATTTCGAGTGCGAGAGCGTGGGACTGGCCGGGAACCACTTCTGGGCGGAGTGGGTCAACAGCCCGGTCGCAGACGTCCACGGCGAGGCCAGGGAATTCGTCTGCGTGGGCATCGACGTGACCCGGCGCAAGGCCCTGAGCAAGCTCAAGGAGGATGTGACGCGCATCGTGCGCCACGACCTCAAATCGCCGCTGTCAGGCATCATCGGCATCCCGCGCATCATCCGGCAGGCCGACAACATCACCCCGAGACAGGCCGAAATGCTCCAGGCCGTGGAAGACGCCGGAACCATGATGCTCGCCCTCATCAACCAATCCCTGGAAATGTACAAACTGGAGACGGGAACCTACGAGTTCCGCTTCGAGGAGTTCGACCTGCCCGCCCTGCTGCGCGAGGTCATCCGCAACACCCAGATGGGCAGGGAGCGGCCTGTTCCGGTGACCCTGACGCTGGACGGGCGCGACATCGACGACCAGCAGCCTGTCCTGCTCCATGCCGAGCGCCCCCTGATCTACACCATGCTCGGCAACCTCATCAAGAACGCCGTGGAGGCGAGCGAGGACAAGCCTGTTTCCGTAGACATAGGCATGGATCGCGACTGCCGCATCAGCATCAGCAACGCGGGTCTGGTTCCGCTCTCCATACAGCCGAGATTTTTTGAGAAATATGCCACAGAAGGGAAACGCGGCGGCACTGGACTCGGCACCTACAGCGCACGGCTGGTGGCCGAAAAACACGGCGGTTCCATCGCCATGTGTTCGGCCCCGGACACCGGCACCACGGTCTCGGTCAGAATCCCGCGCGAACAGCCGGACTCGGCCACGGCCCGACTCCGGCATTCTGAAAATCAATCAGGATAG
- a CDS encoding FAD-dependent oxidoreductase — protein MQSLPRGQGRPSRPRLPSRQEQRALTASRALPPLCNGRILTEHNGQSVADGSTTELEVDGAFVAIGQVAATNLAKSLGVALREDGFVAMDTAMSAFEDISRPS, from the coding sequence TTGCAATCTTTGCCGCGCGGCCAGGGCAGGCCGTCGCGGCCAAGGCTGCCCTCGCGCCAGGAGCAACGGGCCTTGACGGCCTCCCGCGCCTTGCCTCCCCTTTGCAATGGAAGAATCCTGACGGAACACAACGGCCAAAGCGTCGCGGACGGCTCCACCACCGAGCTGGAAGTGGACGGCGCGTTCGTGGCCATCGGACAGGTGGCGGCCACGAATCTGGCCAAGAGCCTGGGCGTGGCCCTGCGCGAGGACGGCTTCGTGGCCATGGACACGGCCATGAGCGCCTTCGAGGACATCAGCCGCCCCTCCTGA
- a CDS encoding FG-GAP-like repeat-containing protein, with the protein MPNHEADPSDQESAPGGPDTGPPAKGEPGPLFIFPLDDGRQHLITFQDMDQDGDKDIVVAVPGSPAYWIENTLGTEAETLFTDSFFAFTAPTALAAGDLNNNGRPDLVIGHRDGLKIFHNDGDWSEESVRVRLDHPQAIVIADVDNDGHADIIIRDSRELVLLKGQSGMFGVQAMSWPNLGGSSLLAVGNFDFSNTTLELLTTHGKTGALVMITHNATSWQAFQTIHETAVVTVRVQDINNDGLDDVYVEDTQGREAWLISDGAGNFATQEVADPVQEAGTGLRGPVFNVNGTTSGNTSETVPLKSLGLTSASGKLGSFLLAKTAKPDPAFDFDAEPDPETDPDNTMDHSASKVAVKLALSGNSPANAVGSSFGDRITGDARANTILGGNGNDWLDGQDGNDTLVGGSGHDWLLGGNGNDLLLGGDGNDLLFGDAGSDQLYGGNGDDILFGGNGNDTLLGGNGGDILFGGNGDDVLCGGLGHDILVGGKGSDTFHYSSPDEGGDLITGFTQGEDVLQFAFGSKSLHTVHEPYGGTLAGAGESFVWETTDPGSGKLYYDPDTSLAGDEILIAEIGLTDPESTLTIDDITLV; encoded by the coding sequence ATGCCAAACCACGAAGCAGATCCGTCCGACCAGGAATCCGCGCCCGGCGGACCCGACACCGGCCCGCCCGCCAAAGGCGAGCCGGGGCCGCTGTTCATCTTCCCGCTGGACGACGGCAGGCAGCACCTGATCACCTTCCAGGACATGGACCAGGACGGCGACAAGGACATTGTCGTCGCCGTCCCCGGCAGCCCCGCCTACTGGATCGAGAACACGCTGGGCACGGAAGCCGAGACGCTGTTCACGGACTCCTTCTTCGCCTTCACCGCGCCCACAGCCCTGGCCGCCGGGGATCTCAACAACAACGGGCGGCCCGATCTGGTGATCGGCCACCGGGACGGGCTCAAGATCTTCCACAACGACGGCGACTGGAGCGAGGAATCCGTCCGGGTGCGCCTCGACCATCCGCAGGCCATTGTCATTGCGGACGTGGACAACGACGGCCATGCCGACATCATCATCCGCGACAGCCGGGAACTGGTGCTGCTCAAGGGGCAATCCGGCATGTTCGGAGTCCAGGCCATGAGCTGGCCCAACCTGGGCGGCAGCTCGCTCCTGGCCGTGGGCAACTTCGACTTTTCCAACACGACCCTTGAGCTGCTGACCACCCACGGGAAAACCGGCGCGCTCGTCATGATCACCCATAACGCCACCAGTTGGCAGGCCTTCCAGACCATCCACGAGACCGCCGTGGTCACCGTGCGCGTGCAGGACATCAACAACGACGGCCTGGACGACGTGTATGTCGAGGACACCCAGGGCCGCGAGGCCTGGCTCATCAGCGACGGCGCGGGCAACTTCGCGACCCAGGAGGTTGCCGATCCGGTCCAGGAGGCGGGCACCGGGTTGCGCGGCCCGGTCTTCAACGTGAACGGGACCACAAGCGGGAATACCAGCGAAACCGTTCCGCTCAAGTCCCTGGGCCTGACAAGCGCAAGCGGCAAGCTCGGCTCGTTTCTTCTTGCCAAAACAGCAAAGCCGGACCCCGCCTTCGACTTCGACGCCGAGCCAGATCCCGAAACAGACCCGGACAACACGATGGATCATTCGGCAAGCAAGGTCGCCGTGAAATTAGCCCTGTCCGGCAACAGCCCCGCCAACGCCGTGGGGTCGTCCTTTGGCGACCGCATCACGGGCGACGCCCGGGCCAACACCATCCTGGGCGGCAACGGCAACGACTGGCTCGACGGCCAGGACGGCAACGACACCCTTGTCGGCGGCAGCGGCCACGACTGGCTCCTGGGCGGCAACGGCAACGACCTGCTGCTCGGCGGGGACGGCAACGACTTACTCTTCGGCGACGCAGGCAGCGACCAGCTCTACGGCGGCAACGGCGACGACATCCTCTTTGGCGGCAACGGCAACGACACGCTCCTTGGCGGCAACGGCGGCGACATCCTCTTTGGCGGCAACGGCGACGACGTGTTGTGCGGCGGCCTGGGCCACGACATCCTCGTGGGCGGCAAGGGGAGCGATACCTTTCACTACTCCTCTCCCGACGAGGGCGGCGACCTGATCACCGGCTTCACACAGGGCGAGGATGTCCTTCAATTCGCCTTTGGCTCCAAATCACTGCACACGGTCCACGAACCCTACGGAGGAACCCTGGCCGGTGCGGGCGAATCCTTTGTCTGGGAAACCACCGACCCCGGTTCGGGCAAGCTCTACTACGACCCGGACACCTCGCTGGCCGGGGACGAAATCCTCATCGCCGAAATCGGACTGACCGACCCGGAAAGCACCCTGACCATCGACGACATCACCCTGGTCTAG
- a CDS encoding TetR/AcrR family transcriptional regulator has translation MAKKQQEKSRQTMQELMDSAFVLFGSKGFVQTSVAEITEHAGYAKGSFYRHWNSKDELFLLIVEQKFRHYRAERNGKVDQAQSLEAVMHIIWDFLESILDDENWSSIFLEFTVYSARNDVLRQRMNKSGYRLSNAIFADLVRDHIETGYPPEKIGALNTALFEGFLIHRALGTQLLTVADVRSAAIAMALKHGTQQG, from the coding sequence ATGGCGAAGAAGCAGCAGGAAAAATCCCGGCAGACCATGCAGGAGCTGATGGACTCGGCCTTTGTCCTGTTCGGTTCCAAGGGGTTCGTGCAGACCTCGGTGGCCGAGATCACCGAGCACGCGGGCTATGCCAAGGGGAGCTTCTACCGCCACTGGAACAGCAAGGACGAGCTGTTCCTGCTCATCGTGGAGCAGAAGTTCCGCCACTACCGGGCCGAGCGCAACGGCAAGGTGGATCAGGCCCAAAGCCTCGAAGCGGTCATGCACATCATCTGGGATTTTCTGGAGTCCATCCTCGACGACGAGAACTGGTCGTCCATCTTCCTCGAATTCACGGTCTACTCGGCGCGCAACGACGTGCTGCGCCAACGCATGAACAAGTCCGGCTACCGGCTCTCCAACGCCATTTTCGCCGATCTGGTGCGCGACCACATTGAGACCGGCTATCCGCCGGAGAAGATCGGCGCGCTCAACACCGCACTGTTCGAGGGGTTTCTCATCCACCGCGCCCTGGGCACCCAGCTGCTGACCGTTGCAGACGTGCGCAGCGCGGCCATCGCCATGGCCCTGAAGCACGGGACTCAACAAGGCTGA
- a CDS encoding TRAP transporter substrate-binding protein, whose protein sequence is MKKPFLTLTALVMLSLALAATALAGPVRLTYSNFFPPTHVQSQLAEEWCREVEKRTDGAVVIDYFPGGTLTPAQQTYDGVVEGIADIGLSCLAYSRGRFPVMAALDLPMGYATAAQATAAANKVYAKFTPAELDDVAPMYFHAHGPGLLFTTPRAVATLEDMKGLKIRSTGNSAQLVEALGGTPVAQSMPTCYQSLQKGVVDGSMHPIESNKGWKLAEVVKYGTESFSVAYTTTFFVVMNKDKWASLDDKTRAIISKINAEWAVRHGVAWDEADEEGKRFFLEKGGSFVPLTEGEAARWVKAAEPVIAAYETSVSEKGVDGARVVEFLRAAMAEAR, encoded by the coding sequence ATGAAAAAACCGTTCCTGACCCTGACCGCCCTTGTCATGCTCTCCCTGGCCCTGGCCGCCACGGCCCTGGCCGGGCCTGTCCGGCTGACCTACTCCAATTTCTTCCCCCCCACCCACGTCCAGTCGCAACTGGCCGAAGAGTGGTGCCGCGAGGTGGAGAAGCGCACCGACGGCGCGGTGGTCATCGACTACTTTCCCGGCGGCACCCTGACCCCGGCCCAGCAGACTTACGACGGCGTGGTCGAGGGCATCGCGGACATCGGGCTCTCCTGCCTCGCCTATTCGCGTGGCCGGTTCCCGGTCATGGCCGCCCTGGACCTGCCCATGGGCTACGCCACCGCGGCCCAGGCCACGGCAGCGGCCAACAAGGTCTACGCCAAGTTCACCCCTGCCGAGCTGGATGACGTGGCCCCCATGTATTTCCACGCCCACGGCCCCGGCCTGCTCTTCACCACCCCGCGCGCCGTGGCCACCCTTGAGGACATGAAGGGGCTCAAGATCCGCTCCACCGGCAACTCGGCCCAGCTGGTCGAGGCACTGGGCGGCACCCCGGTGGCCCAATCCATGCCCACCTGCTACCAGTCCCTGCAAAAGGGCGTGGTGGACGGCTCCATGCACCCCATCGAGTCCAACAAGGGTTGGAAGCTGGCCGAGGTGGTCAAATACGGCACCGAGTCCTTTTCCGTGGCCTACACCACCACCTTCTTCGTGGTCATGAACAAGGACAAGTGGGCGAGCCTTGACGACAAGACCCGCGCCATCATCAGCAAGATCAACGCCGAGTGGGCCGTGCGCCACGGCGTTGCCTGGGACGAGGCCGATGAGGAGGGCAAGCGGTTCTTCCTTGAGAAGGGCGGCAGCTTCGTGCCCCTGACCGAGGGCGAGGCCGCGCGCTGGGTCAAGGCCGCCGAGCCGGTCATCGCCGCCTATGAAACGAGCGTATCCGAAAAGGGCGTGGACGGCGCCAGGGTGGTCGAGTTCCTCAGGGCGGCCATGGCCGAGGCCAGATAG
- a CDS encoding TRAP transporter substrate-binding protein, translating into MKKLILSLAALAVLCASLPTVAQADPVKLTYSNFFPPANHQSQLAEEWCREVEKRTGGKVVIDYYPGGTLTQAKQTYDGVVEGMSDIGLSCLAYTRGRFPVMAAVDLPLGYKTAAQATHTANAVYQHFKPEELADVEVMYFNGHGPGLLFTTTKPVATLEDIKGQKIRSTGNSAQLVQALGGTPVAKPMPENYQLLQKGVVDGSMHPIESNKSFKLGEVCKFGTDCFDVAYTTVFFIVMNKAKWASLDADSQKAIREINAEWAPKHAKAWDEADIEGRQYLIDQGGKIMELSPEESARWVAASQPVIEGYIKETDARGLDGKAIIEFTRSTLK; encoded by the coding sequence ATGAAAAAACTGATTCTGTCACTGGCGGCCCTGGCCGTGCTCTGCGCGTCCCTGCCCACCGTGGCTCAAGCCGACCCTGTCAAGCTGACCTATTCCAACTTCTTCCCGCCCGCCAACCACCAGTCGCAACTGGCCGAGGAGTGGTGCCGCGAGGTGGAGAAACGCACCGGCGGCAAGGTGGTCATTGACTACTACCCCGGCGGCACCCTGACCCAGGCCAAGCAGACCTACGACGGCGTGGTCGAGGGCATGTCCGACATCGGGCTCTCCTGCCTCGCCTACACGCGCGGACGCTTCCCGGTCATGGCCGCCGTGGACCTGCCGCTCGGCTACAAGACCGCAGCCCAGGCCACGCACACGGCCAATGCCGTGTACCAGCACTTCAAGCCCGAGGAACTGGCCGATGTCGAGGTCATGTACTTCAACGGCCACGGTCCGGGCCTGCTCTTCACCACCACCAAACCCGTGGCCACCCTTGAGGACATCAAGGGGCAGAAAATCCGCTCCACCGGCAACTCGGCCCAGCTGGTCCAGGCCCTGGGCGGCACCCCGGTGGCCAAGCCCATGCCCGAAAACTACCAGCTCCTGCAAAAAGGCGTGGTGGACGGCTCCATGCACCCCATCGAGTCCAACAAGTCCTTCAAGCTCGGCGAAGTGTGCAAGTTCGGCACCGACTGTTTCGACGTGGCCTACACCACGGTCTTCTTCATCGTCATGAACAAGGCCAAGTGGGCTTCGCTCGACGCCGACTCCCAGAAGGCGATCCGCGAGATCAACGCCGAGTGGGCCCCCAAACACGCCAAGGCATGGGACGAGGCCGACATCGAGGGCCGCCAGTACCTCATCGACCAGGGCGGCAAGATCATGGAGCTTTCCCCCGAGGAGTCGGCCCGCTGGGTGGCGGCCTCCCAGCCTGTCATCGAAGGCTACATCAAGGAAACCGACGCGCGCGGCCTGGACGGCAAGGCGATCATCGAGTTCACCCGCTCCACCCTGAAATAG
- a CDS encoding TRAP transporter small permease codes for MEEVKSGLLDRAEAGMRIAAAICLFGMALLTGADVLLRGIWNTPIFGCEEIVSILGIVVVGFALPYAHEQKSHIGVEIFVRRLPRGPRRAVKLVTDTATLALVAVIAWRMALYARTQSESGEVSMNLELPDYLIIYVLAFGFLVYALCVARDIVRFFKGRED; via the coding sequence ATGGAAGAAGTGAAAAGCGGCCTGCTCGACCGGGCCGAGGCGGGCATGCGCATCGCCGCCGCCATATGCCTGTTCGGCATGGCGCTCCTGACCGGGGCCGATGTCCTGCTGCGGGGCATCTGGAACACCCCCATCTTTGGCTGCGAGGAGATTGTCTCCATCCTGGGCATCGTGGTGGTCGGATTCGCCCTGCCCTACGCCCACGAGCAGAAAAGCCACATCGGCGTCGAGATTTTCGTGCGCAGGCTGCCACGCGGGCCGCGCCGCGCGGTCAAGCTCGTCACCGACACGGCCACCCTCGCCCTGGTGGCGGTCATCGCCTGGCGCATGGCCCTCTACGCCCGGACCCAGTCCGAATCGGGCGAGGTGTCCATGAACCTGGAGCTGCCCGACTACCTGATCATCTATGTGCTGGCCTTCGGCTTCCTGGTCTACGCCCTGTGCGTGGCCCGCGACATTGTGCGCTTCTTCAAGGGCAGGGAGGACTAG